The sequence AACTGGTTGTTTGGTTTGGATGCATTATATCATCACCAAAAAAGTAAAAGAGAAAAAAGTAATATTAGAAAAACCAACTAAAGAGCAACAACTTACTCCTGCGATGAATTAAGAAACCAAAAAAATATTGAACAATACTAGCAAAGGCTTATTTTTCTTATAAATTTACGCCCGAAGAAAAAATCACCAAACCCATGAAACAAATCAAAACCATAATTCTATTGCTTCTAGGATCTACTGCCTTACTTCAGGCACAGGAACTAGACGTAAATTTACAGATAAGGCCTCGTTTTGAATATCGCAATGGCTACAAGACGCTTTTGCCTTACGGTCAAGAAGGTACATCGCAAATTTCACAACGTTCACGTTTAAACTTCAACTACAAGCAAGAAGATTTAATCTTAAAATTAACATTACAAAATACCCGAACATGGGGAGATGTTGTTCCAAACGCAGTTGCTGACAAAAATGGCGTTGCGGTTTTTGAAGCTTGGGCACAATATAATTTCACCGAAAAATGGAGTGCACGATTAGGTCGTCAAGTGCTATCTTATGACAATCAACGTATTTTAGGAGAACAAGACTGGGGACAACAGGCGCAAAGTCATGATGCGTTAACAGTTTCCTTTCATAACGAAACTCAAAAGTTAGACTTTGGAGGCGCTTACAATTCAACTGCCGAAAATATAGTACAAACACCATACACAGTTGCTAGCTATAAAGCGTTACAATATGCTTGGTACCATAATCAATTCAACACTGATTTAGGATTGAGTTTCTTATTGCTTAATACAGGTTACGAATATGCAAATGCACAATCAAAATTATTAGTGGATTACAAACAGACTTTTGGCCCGTATTTAACTTATAAAAAAGGCAAAATCGATACGAACTTTTGGTTGTACGGACAAACCGGAAAAAGTACTGACAAACAAGTGAGTGCCTGGAATGCAGCTGCTAATTTTGGATACAACATTACAGATGCTTTCAAAGCTGGTTTGGGCTACGAATTTCTATCAGGAAAAGCTACAAATGACGGAAGTCCAGTAATCAAATCGTTTAATCCTATTTTTGGAACCAACCACGGATTTAATGGTTATATGGATTATTTTTATGTTGGAAATCACTTAAACAGCGTTGGTTTGCAAGATGCTTTCCTAAAATTAAATTACAATGTAAACAAGTGGCAATTTGCTTTGATTCCACATGTGTTTTTAGCTGCTGCTGATGTTGTTACGCCTGTAAATGAAAAATTAGACTCGTATTTAGGAACTGAGATTGACGCTACTTTTGGATATAACTTCAAAAAAAATATTACAGTTACAGGTGGTTATTCTCAAATGTTTGGATCTAGCACTTTAGAATTTATTAAAAACGGAGATGCCAATCATACTAACAATTGGGCTTGGTTGATGATTTCTGTAGATCCCAAAATTTTTAGCTGGAAAAAATAATTTTTCTTCAAAATTAACTTCTAAAAATTACCCTTTTTCAAAATCGAAAAAGGGTATTTTTTTTTGTCTTACAAAATCGTTTTATATACATTAATTATTTATATTTGAAGCGATTAAGAACCCCAAATTCTATCCAAATGAAACCATTTCTAAAATTATCTTTGCTGACATTTATTGTCACGCAAACAGGCATCGCTGAAAAGTACGATGATGCCTTAGTTTCTAAAAACTCTGAAATTAATTTTGCAAAAACGCAAAAAAGAGGCATTAAGAAAAACAACATTGTTTATTATGTTGAAAATGATTTGCAAACCATTTCTGCTTACAAAAGGAAGAAATTAAAATGGCAGACCAATGTCATTTCAGTTTGTGGAAAACCAAAAAATGGAAATCCTGAAATTAGGTATGTTGGTTACAACACAAACAAACTACTTATTGTAATGGGAAAACATCATTTTGCAGAAATTGACGTTAATTGTGGCACGACAAGACTTGTTGGTTAAGAGTAGAATTATGATTAAAATACAGCTTTAATTTGCCTTTTTTCAATTTGAAAAAAGGCATTTTTTGTTTTTGAAGAAACTGATTTTAAATCTCTAAAATAATTATATTTGGTCAGCATTTCAGCTACTTATTTTCTTAAAAGCTATTTTATACATGAAACTCATCGCTTGGAATTGTAATATGGCATTCAGAAAAAAAGCAGAATTTCTTCTAGCTTACCATCCTGATATTGCTGTAATTTCTGAGTGTGAAAGTCCTGAAAAATTAAAATTTCCAACTAAAATACAAACACCAAAAGATACTCTTTGGTTCGGTACAAATCCAAATAAAGGAATTGGCGTTTTTTCTTATGGCGATTATCGATTTCGGCTTCTAGATTGTCATAACCCAGATTTCAAAAATATTTTGCCAATTGCCGTTACTGGTGGAAAAATTGATTTTATTTTGTTTGCCATCTGGGCAAATAATCCTAGTGATAAAGATGGCGCTTACGTAACGCAGATTTGGAAAGCGATTAATTACTACGAAGATTTAATCAAAGAAACCCAAACCATTTTAATTGGTGATTTCAACAGCAATACAATTTGGGACAAACCGCGTCGCGAAGGCAATCATACAACCGTGGTAAATAAATTAGCCGAAAAGAACATCTTCAGCACTTATCATAACTACTTCAATCAAATTCAAGGCAAAGAAGAGCATCCAACTTTATATCTTTATAGACACGAAAACAAACCCTATCATATGGATTATTGTTTTGCTTCAAATGATTTTATGGAAGTTTTGGAAAGTGTCGAAGTCGGAAATTATAAAGATTGGACAATGTATAGCGATCACAAACCTTTAATAATTAATTTCAATATATAAACCAAATGAACAACTGGACTCAAAGATGGGACGACCGTTACAAAACCGAAGATTTCGCATACGGCACAGCACCAAACAATTATTTACAAGAACAAATCGAAAAAATAAATCCCGGCGCTATTCTTTTTCCTGCCGAAGGCGAAGGACGAAATGCTGTTTTCGCTGCACAATTAGGCTGGGAAGTTTCAGCTTTTGATATTAGTGAAGAAGGAAGAAACAAAGCACTTCGTTTAGCAAAAAACAATGATGTTTCGATTGATTATCAAGTTGGAGAATTAGAAACTTTAGATTTTCATAACGAACAATTTGATGCGATTGCTTTAATTTATGCCCATTTTCCGGCAACGATAAAATCTGAAATTCATAGACAACTCGACCAACTTTTGAAAAAAGGCGGCATTATTATTTTTGAAGCTTTCAGCAAAAAGCATTTAGAATACGTAACAAAAAATGAAAAAGTTGGCGGACCAAAAGACATAGAATCTTTATTTTCAATCGAAGAAATCAAAGCTGATTTTCCAAATTATGAAATCATCGAATTAGAAGAAAAAGAAATCGAACTCAACGAAGGTTTATTCCATAACGGAACGGGTTCTGTAATCCGATTTGTGGGAAGAAAAAAATAAAAACACGACGTAGAGACGCACTGTAGTGTGTCTCTACAAAAAAATATTTCTGCATGTTCAAAAAACCATTAAAAATTTTTCTTGCAATAATAGTTTTTATGGG comes from Flavobacterium sp. KACC 22761 and encodes:
- a CDS encoding alginate export family protein, with the translated sequence MKQIKTIILLLLGSTALLQAQELDVNLQIRPRFEYRNGYKTLLPYGQEGTSQISQRSRLNFNYKQEDLILKLTLQNTRTWGDVVPNAVADKNGVAVFEAWAQYNFTEKWSARLGRQVLSYDNQRILGEQDWGQQAQSHDALTVSFHNETQKLDFGGAYNSTAENIVQTPYTVASYKALQYAWYHNQFNTDLGLSFLLLNTGYEYANAQSKLLVDYKQTFGPYLTYKKGKIDTNFWLYGQTGKSTDKQVSAWNAAANFGYNITDAFKAGLGYEFLSGKATNDGSPVIKSFNPIFGTNHGFNGYMDYFYVGNHLNSVGLQDAFLKLNYNVNKWQFALIPHVFLAAADVVTPVNEKLDSYLGTEIDATFGYNFKKNITVTGGYSQMFGSSTLEFIKNGDANHTNNWAWLMISVDPKIFSWKK
- a CDS encoding endonuclease/exonuclease/phosphatase family protein → MKLIAWNCNMAFRKKAEFLLAYHPDIAVISECESPEKLKFPTKIQTPKDTLWFGTNPNKGIGVFSYGDYRFRLLDCHNPDFKNILPIAVTGGKIDFILFAIWANNPSDKDGAYVTQIWKAINYYEDLIKETQTILIGDFNSNTIWDKPRREGNHTTVVNKLAEKNIFSTYHNYFNQIQGKEEHPTLYLYRHENKPYHMDYCFASNDFMEVLESVEVGNYKDWTMYSDHKPLIINFNI
- a CDS encoding class I SAM-dependent methyltransferase, whose product is MNNWTQRWDDRYKTEDFAYGTAPNNYLQEQIEKINPGAILFPAEGEGRNAVFAAQLGWEVSAFDISEEGRNKALRLAKNNDVSIDYQVGELETLDFHNEQFDAIALIYAHFPATIKSEIHRQLDQLLKKGGIIIFEAFSKKHLEYVTKNEKVGGPKDIESLFSIEEIKADFPNYEIIELEEKEIELNEGLFHNGTGSVIRFVGRKK